A stretch of the Streptomyces sp. WMMB303 genome encodes the following:
- a CDS encoding PhzF family phenazine biosynthesis protein — MHTYVVVDAFAHQPLLGNPVAVFFGSDDLSPRTMQRIAREMNLSETTFVLRPRHGGDARIRIFTPVNELPFAGHPLLGTAIALGARGPGDRLRLETAMGIVPFDLTRKQGRVVAARMRQPVPTWRPFARAEELLTALGVQKSTLPVEIYHNGPRHVLVGLESVAALSALRPDHRALAAFEDLAANCFAPDPGGETRRPAPDEEGASSWRTRMFSPAYGVTEDAATGSAAGPLAVHLARHGMAPYGRQIRITQGVEMGRPSLMLARAEGTVEAAGSPASVDVGGAGVLVAEGSLHV, encoded by the coding sequence ATGCACACGTACGTCGTCGTGGACGCGTTCGCCCACCAGCCGCTGCTCGGCAACCCTGTGGCCGTGTTCTTCGGCAGCGACGATCTGTCACCCCGCACGATGCAGCGCATCGCCCGGGAGATGAACCTGTCGGAGACCACGTTCGTGCTCCGGCCCCGGCACGGTGGTGACGCCCGGATCCGCATCTTCACCCCGGTCAACGAGTTGCCTTTCGCCGGGCACCCGCTGCTGGGTACGGCCATCGCGCTGGGGGCCCGCGGTCCTGGGGACCGGTTACGGCTGGAGACGGCCATGGGCATCGTCCCGTTCGACCTCACAAGGAAGCAGGGCAGGGTGGTCGCCGCCCGGATGCGGCAACCTGTCCCCACCTGGCGCCCCTTCGCGCGTGCCGAAGAGCTGCTGACCGCGCTCGGCGTGCAGAAGTCCACGCTGCCCGTGGAGATTTACCACAACGGACCCCGACACGTCCTCGTCGGCCTGGAGAGCGTCGCCGCGCTGTCCGCCCTCCGCCCCGACCACCGAGCTCTGGCCGCTTTCGAGGACCTGGCCGCCAACTGCTTCGCCCCCGACCCCGGCGGGGAGACGAGGCGCCCGGCGCCGGACGAGGAGGGCGCGAGCTCCTGGCGCACCCGGATGTTCTCGCCCGCCTACGGTGTCACCGAGGACGCCGCCACCGGGTCCGCGGCCGGACCGCTGGCCGTCCATCTGGCCCGGCACGGCATGGCACCCTACGGCCGGCAGATCCGGATCACCCAGGGCGTCGAGATGGGCCGCCCCTCGCTGATGCTGGCCCGGGCCGAGGGGACGGTGGAGGCTGCCGGCTCCCCCGCCTCGGTGGACGTGGGCGGCGCCGGGGTGCTGGTGGCGGAGGGCAGCCTGCATGTGTGA
- a CDS encoding anthranilate synthase family protein, with product MSGGLFERVLDDPSAPFALLHRSPGTGADRLEVLAGPVSTPPTLARIPLPEPPGQERPDSSGWPGGTAAATAPGGGGDRHETLVLIPYRQLAERGYACVDDATPLVALTVTGQESLPLAEALPRLPRTATTLVNQRFVPGDTEYADTVRRVVTEVIGRGEGANFVIRRDFVADLTDYSGELALAFFRRLLESESGAYWTFLVHTGERTLVGSSPERHISLRDGTAVMNPISGTYRYPAGGPELTGVLDFLADRKEAEELYMVVDEELKMMARVCEKGGRLAGPYLKEMARLAHTEYFIEGHTARGVREILHETLLAPTVTGSPLESAARVISRYERQGRGYYSGVAALIGRDGRGGRTLDSAILIRTADIDAAGEVRIGVGATLVRHSDPASEAAETRAKAAGLIAALEPGSARSFAAHPSVRGALDRRNEPLADFWLDETAACRTPPSGRHPGAGGVPRDVGAPGLSTAAGPADAHGFDGAAELAGRSVLVVDMEDTFTAMIALQLRALGLRVRVRRHDEEAAFDAYDLVVMGPGPGDPRDLSCPRTARLHAAIGCLLERQRPFVAVCLSHQALCRRLGFPLVRRDAPDQGVQREIDLFGARERVGFYNTFAAHARHDKTDVEGVGVVEAARDPETQEIHALRGPRFASMQFHAESVLTRDGPGIMGRALRAALGR from the coding sequence GTGAGCGGCGGACTGTTCGAGCGGGTGCTCGACGACCCGTCCGCGCCGTTCGCTCTCCTCCACCGCTCGCCCGGCACCGGCGCCGACCGCCTGGAGGTCCTCGCCGGGCCGGTCTCCACGCCTCCGACGCTGGCGCGGATACCGCTTCCGGAGCCCCCGGGCCAGGAGCGCCCCGACAGCAGCGGGTGGCCCGGTGGCACCGCGGCCGCCACGGCTCCCGGGGGCGGAGGAGACCGCCATGAGACGCTCGTGCTCATCCCGTACCGCCAGCTGGCCGAACGCGGCTACGCCTGCGTCGACGACGCCACGCCGCTCGTCGCGCTGACGGTCACCGGCCAGGAGTCGCTTCCCCTCGCCGAGGCGCTGCCCCGGCTGCCGCGCACGGCGACCACCCTGGTCAATCAGCGCTTCGTCCCCGGAGACACGGAGTACGCGGACACCGTGCGCCGCGTCGTCACCGAGGTGATCGGGCGCGGGGAAGGAGCCAACTTCGTCATCCGGCGTGACTTCGTCGCCGACCTCACCGACTACTCCGGCGAGCTCGCCCTGGCCTTCTTCCGCCGGCTCCTGGAGAGCGAGTCGGGAGCCTACTGGACCTTCCTGGTGCACACCGGGGAGCGCACGCTGGTGGGGTCGAGTCCGGAGCGGCACATCAGCCTGCGCGACGGCACAGCGGTGATGAACCCGATCAGCGGCACCTACCGCTATCCGGCCGGGGGCCCGGAACTCACCGGGGTCCTGGACTTCCTCGCCGACCGCAAGGAGGCCGAGGAGCTGTACATGGTCGTCGACGAAGAGCTGAAGATGATGGCGCGGGTCTGCGAAAAAGGCGGTCGCCTTGCCGGGCCGTACCTGAAGGAGATGGCCCGACTGGCCCACACCGAGTACTTCATCGAGGGGCACACAGCGCGGGGCGTGCGCGAGATCCTGCACGAGACGCTGCTCGCGCCGACCGTGACCGGGAGTCCTCTGGAGAGCGCGGCCCGGGTCATCTCCCGGTACGAGCGGCAGGGCCGCGGCTACTACAGCGGCGTCGCGGCCCTGATCGGCCGGGACGGGCGCGGCGGCAGGACGCTGGACTCCGCGATCCTCATCCGGACCGCCGACATCGACGCCGCCGGGGAGGTCCGCATCGGCGTCGGTGCCACGCTCGTCCGCCACTCGGATCCGGCGTCCGAGGCGGCCGAGACCCGTGCCAAGGCGGCAGGACTCATCGCGGCCCTGGAACCGGGCTCCGCCCGTTCCTTCGCCGCCCATCCGAGCGTGCGCGGCGCGCTGGACCGGCGCAACGAGCCGCTCGCGGACTTCTGGCTGGACGAGACGGCAGCCTGCCGGACGCCGCCCTCCGGGCGGCATCCGGGAGCGGGCGGCGTCCCCCGCGACGTGGGCGCCCCCGGCTTGTCCACGGCCGCCGGTCCCGCCGACGCCCACGGCTTCGACGGTGCTGCCGAGCTGGCCGGCCGGAGCGTACTGGTCGTCGACATGGAAGACACCTTCACGGCGATGATCGCCCTTCAGTTGCGCGCTCTCGGCCTGCGGGTGAGGGTGCGTCGCCACGACGAGGAGGCCGCGTTCGACGCCTACGATCTGGTCGTGATGGGGCCGGGCCCCGGCGACCCGCGGGATCTCTCGTGCCCCAGGACGGCCCGTCTGCATGCGGCGATCGGCTGCCTGCTCGAGCGGCAGCGTCCCTTCGTCGCCGTCTGCCTCAGCCACCAGGCCCTCTGCCGCCGGCTCGGATTCCCGCTCGTCCGCCGGGACGCTCCGGACCAGGGGGTGCAGCGGGAGATCGACCTGTTCGGGGCCCGTGAACGGGTCGGCTTCTACAACACGTTCGCCGCCCACGCCCGGCACGACAAGACCGATGTCGAGGGTGTGGGCGTGGTGGAGGCGGCGCGGGATCCCGAGACGCAGGAGATCCACGCGCTGCGCGGGCCGCGGTTCGCGTCGATGCAGTTCCACGCCGAATCGGTGCTCACCCGGGACGGCCCGGGCATCATGGGCCGCGCCCTGCGGGCCGCGCTCGGCCGGTGA
- a CDS encoding isochorismatase family protein: MAGIPPIASYPLPSSHELPDNTAAWSVDPDRAVLLVHDMQRYFLAPFPGTVRAELLGNAERVRTRCAARGVPVAYSTQPGAMSARDRGLLMDFWGPGMRASAEDRQVAEELAPAEGDWLLTKWRYSAFFRSPLLRRMRAAGRDQLILCGVYAHVGVLATAMEAYANDIRTFLVGDAVADFSQDRHRMALTYAAERCAMVVSADRLLAEVAS; encoded by the coding sequence ATGGCAGGCATCCCGCCCATCGCGTCCTACCCGCTTCCCTCCTCCCACGAGCTGCCGGACAACACTGCCGCGTGGAGTGTGGACCCGGACCGGGCGGTGCTGCTCGTCCACGACATGCAGCGGTACTTCCTCGCGCCCTTCCCCGGCACCGTGCGTGCGGAACTCCTCGGCAACGCCGAACGGGTTCGCACCCGCTGCGCAGCCCGCGGCGTGCCCGTCGCCTACTCCACCCAACCCGGCGCGATGAGCGCCCGGGACCGCGGTCTGCTGATGGACTTCTGGGGCCCTGGGATGCGCGCCTCGGCCGAAGACCGTCAGGTGGCCGAGGAACTGGCCCCCGCCGAGGGCGACTGGCTGCTGACCAAATGGCGCTACAGCGCGTTCTTCCGCTCGCCCCTGCTGCGGCGGATGCGCGCGGCCGGGCGCGACCAGCTCATCCTGTGCGGCGTGTACGCGCACGTGGGTGTGCTGGCGACGGCGATGGAGGCGTACGCGAACGACATCCGGACGTTTCTGGTCGGCGATGCCGTCGCCGACTTCTCGCAGGACCGGCACCGGATGGCCCTCACCTACGCGGCGGAGCGCTGCGCCATGGTCGTCTCCGCCGACCGGCTGCTCGCGGAGGTCGCGTCGTGA
- a CDS encoding PhzA/PhzB family protein — MADASARTAAQGFADAAEQRRANRATVEKYLEHTKGRNRLRRHELFAENGSGGLWTNDTGAPIEITGRARLAEHAVWSLKCFPDWEWYNIQVFETQDPRFFWVECDGHGKINFPGYPEGYYENHFLHSFRFDDRGKILQNREFMNPFEQLRALGIPVPTVRRDGIPT; from the coding sequence ATGGCCGACGCATCCGCCCGCACTGCGGCACAGGGCTTCGCCGACGCGGCCGAGCAGCGCCGCGCCAACCGCGCCACGGTCGAGAAGTATCTGGAACACACCAAGGGCCGGAACCGGCTGCGCCGCCACGAGCTGTTCGCCGAGAACGGCAGCGGGGGACTGTGGACCAACGACACCGGCGCCCCCATCGAGATCACGGGGCGCGCTCGCCTGGCCGAGCACGCCGTCTGGTCGCTGAAGTGCTTCCCGGACTGGGAGTGGTACAACATCCAGGTCTTCGAGACCCAGGACCCGCGCTTCTTCTGGGTCGAGTGCGACGGGCACGGGAAGATCAATTTCCCGGGCTATCCGGAGGGGTACTACGAGAACCACTTCCTCCACTCGTTCCGCTTCGACGACCGGGGGAAGATCCTGCAGAACCGGGAGTTCATGAACCCGTTCGAGCAACTGCGCGCGCTGGGCATCCCGGTGCCGACGGTCCGGCGGGACGGCATCCCCACCTGA
- a CDS encoding methyltransferase, with amino-acid sequence MTSAARPDPQHAPAAAADPAGQLLELSFGYLYSAALHTAARLGIADHLTDGPRTAEQLAQSAQAHGPHLRRLLRFLATKGVFRQDEAGRFHLTPLAEPLRTGVEGSLRDYVMMRGEDVFWLPAARLPDAVRTGGTGFEQVYGLPFYDHLAAHPEVGAAFHASMAAFSQTLSDDVAGAFDFSSVRSVVDVGGGRGGLLKAILLRHPAVAGVLFDREPAIASHVLDIPELAGRWQAEAGDFFAAVPPGADVYLLKHVLAGWPDEECVRILRACRRAAPAGGRLLVVNGLIPEGNEPHPGKTHDMLMMTVLDGKGRTRREYEQLLARAGLTVRRVDTLSAHASIIEAVADGR; translated from the coding sequence ATGACCAGTGCCGCCCGCCCGGACCCCCAGCACGCTCCGGCGGCCGCAGCGGACCCGGCCGGCCAGTTGCTGGAGCTGTCCTTCGGCTACCTCTACTCGGCCGCCCTCCACACGGCGGCCCGCCTGGGTATCGCCGACCATCTGACCGACGGCCCGCGCACCGCGGAGCAGCTCGCGCAGTCGGCTCAGGCGCACGGTCCGCACCTGCGGCGGCTGTTGCGCTTCCTCGCGACGAAGGGCGTCTTCCGCCAGGACGAGGCCGGCCGCTTCCACCTGACCCCGCTCGCCGAACCGTTGCGCACCGGCGTCGAGGGGTCGCTGCGCGACTACGTCATGATGCGCGGAGAGGACGTCTTCTGGCTCCCGGCGGCCCGGCTGCCGGACGCGGTACGCACCGGTGGCACCGGCTTCGAGCAGGTCTACGGTCTCCCTTTCTACGACCACCTCGCCGCGCACCCCGAGGTGGGGGCGGCCTTCCACGCCAGCATGGCGGCGTTCTCGCAGACGCTGAGCGACGATGTCGCGGGCGCCTTCGACTTCTCCTCGGTGCGGAGCGTGGTCGATGTGGGCGGCGGGCGCGGCGGGCTGCTGAAGGCGATCCTGCTGCGCCACCCCGCGGTGGCGGGTGTCCTGTTCGACCGGGAGCCGGCCATCGCCTCGCACGTGCTCGACATCCCCGAACTGGCCGGGCGGTGGCAGGCGGAGGCCGGCGACTTCTTCGCCGCGGTCCCGCCCGGCGCCGACGTCTACCTGCTGAAGCACGTGCTGGCCGGCTGGCCGGACGAGGAGTGCGTGCGGATCCTGCGGGCATGCCGCCGCGCGGCTCCGGCCGGCGGCCGGCTGCTGGTCGTCAACGGTCTGATCCCGGAAGGGAACGAGCCGCATCCCGGCAAGACCCACGACATGCTGATGATGACCGTACTCGACGGGAAGGGGCGCACGCGCCGGGAGTACGAGCAGCTCCTGGCGCGGGCAGGACTGACCGTGCGCCGGGTGGACACCCTCTCCGCGCACGCGTCGATCATCGAGGCCGTGGCCGACGGCCGTTGA
- a CDS encoding class I SAM-dependent methyltransferase translates to MTETMDAVGRTALLTAAMRALESRRPDRLHTDPYAQELCGDEGPKLLDEMWGATFPPHRRRAMPDSLDVNAIRTRFFDDLLQRVSRGRHAQIVSAASGVDSRPYRLEWAPEVRYYEIDRPSVLDYKQRRLTGAHPRVAHRMIAADLTAPGWERRLEAAGYDATAPSVWLLEGVLPYLHEDEVHRLLQRIRTVTATGSLVAGDLVNAEALTSAQARGQLDVFARWGCPWRFGTDDPEALFERHRFTAEVVQPGDESAHYGRWRDPVSPRSVPGVRRIFLVCAERR, encoded by the coding sequence ATGACCGAGACGATGGACGCGGTGGGACGCACAGCGCTGCTGACCGCCGCCATGCGTGCGCTGGAGAGCCGACGGCCGGACCGGCTCCACACGGACCCCTACGCGCAGGAGCTGTGCGGCGACGAGGGGCCGAAGCTGCTGGACGAGATGTGGGGCGCGACCTTCCCACCGCACCGGCGGCGCGCGATGCCCGACAGCCTCGACGTCAACGCCATCCGCACCCGCTTCTTCGACGATCTCCTGCAACGCGTCTCCCGGGGCCGGCACGCCCAGATCGTGTCCGCCGCCTCCGGGGTCGACTCCCGCCCCTACCGACTGGAGTGGGCGCCGGAGGTGCGCTACTACGAGATCGACCGCCCGTCGGTGCTGGATTACAAGCAGCGCCGGCTCACCGGAGCGCACCCCCGGGTGGCACACCGGATGATCGCGGCCGATCTGACCGCTCCCGGCTGGGAGCGCCGACTGGAAGCGGCCGGATACGACGCGACGGCGCCCTCGGTGTGGCTCCTCGAGGGCGTGCTTCCCTACCTGCACGAGGACGAGGTGCACCGCTTGCTGCAACGCATCCGCACCGTCACCGCCACCGGGAGTCTGGTCGCGGGGGATCTGGTCAACGCCGAGGCGCTGACCTCGGCCCAGGCACGCGGCCAGCTGGATGTCTTCGCCCGGTGGGGCTGCCCCTGGCGGTTCGGCACCGACGACCCGGAAGCCCTCTTCGAGAGACACCGCTTCACCGCCGAGGTCGTCCAGCCCGGTGACGAGAGCGCCCACTACGGCCGTTGGCGGGACCCGGTGTCCCCGCGGAGCGTGCCCGGCGTCCGCAGGATCTTCCTCGTGTGCGCCGAGCGGCGCTGA